A part of bacterium genomic DNA contains:
- the nuoL gene encoding NADH-quinone oxidoreductase subunit L: protein MTYAVWIPLLPLLGWVVNGLWGQRWGRRPVAAVACGTVVAAFAVGLALLRALSALPPDARHVEVDLYRWFAAGPVAVPMRLLVDPLSVVMVLVVTGVGALIHIYSVGYMGDDDGFARYFAYLNLFMASMLTLVLADNLVVMFIGWEGVGLCSYLLIAFWFTRPAAAAAGVKAFLVTRLGDVGFLLGIFLAFGIFGTVEFGAMTRDAATRLPLGGAAAVALCLLLFLGATGKSAQLPLYIWLPDAMEGPTPVSALIHAATMVTAGVFMIVRMHAVYLRAPLAMDVVAIVGAVTAIFAAASALVEPDLKRVLAYSTISQLGYMFLAVGVGAWGAGIFHLTSHAFFKALLFLAAGSVMHALGGTTDMRQMGGLAKPLPQTAAMFGIGALALAGIPPLTGFFSKDQILSAAFRHGDIVLWAVGLAAAGLTAVYIVRAFVLTFLGAPAPSAAGDAASAHAPHEAPPVMSVPIQSLALLTVLGGALGLSFTRPGVLERFLAPVFVASAPNPAEAGGGGSEVLLVSASIAVALAGVGLAWAIYRMRTLRGESPAVHAVLAHQFYVEDLYNAVVAAPARGLARAFELFDREGVDGLVMVIARGVGGGGAWLRRVQTGYLRQYAALVLIGVILFLAYWVSR from the coding sequence ATGACCTACGCCGTCTGGATCCCGCTGCTTCCCCTGCTGGGCTGGGTCGTGAACGGCCTGTGGGGACAGCGGTGGGGCCGCCGGCCGGTCGCCGCCGTGGCGTGCGGGACGGTCGTCGCGGCGTTCGCCGTCGGGTTGGCGCTCCTTCGCGCGCTGTCGGCGCTCCCGCCCGACGCGCGGCACGTCGAGGTGGATCTCTACCGGTGGTTCGCGGCGGGCCCGGTCGCCGTCCCGATGCGGCTACTCGTCGACCCGCTGTCGGTCGTCATGGTGCTCGTGGTCACCGGCGTGGGCGCGCTGATCCACATCTACTCCGTCGGGTACATGGGGGACGACGACGGGTTCGCGCGGTACTTCGCCTATCTGAACCTGTTCATGGCGTCGATGCTCACGCTTGTTCTCGCCGACAACCTGGTGGTGATGTTCATCGGGTGGGAGGGCGTGGGGCTCTGCAGCTACCTGTTGATCGCGTTCTGGTTCACGCGGCCGGCCGCCGCCGCCGCCGGCGTGAAGGCGTTTCTCGTCACCCGCCTCGGCGACGTGGGCTTCTTGCTCGGCATCTTCCTCGCGTTCGGCATCTTCGGCACCGTCGAGTTCGGCGCGATGACGCGCGACGCCGCGACGCGCCTGCCGCTCGGGGGCGCCGCCGCGGTCGCGTTGTGTCTGCTGCTGTTCCTCGGGGCGACCGGGAAGTCGGCGCAGCTCCCGCTGTACATCTGGCTCCCCGACGCGATGGAGGGTCCGACGCCGGTCAGCGCGTTGATCCACGCCGCGACGATGGTCACCGCGGGCGTGTTCATGATCGTCCGGATGCACGCGGTGTACCTCCGGGCGCCGCTCGCGATGGACGTTGTGGCGATCGTCGGGGCCGTCACGGCGATCTTCGCCGCGGCCTCGGCCCTCGTGGAGCCCGATCTGAAGCGCGTCCTCGCCTATTCGACGATCAGCCAGCTCGGGTACATGTTTCTCGCGGTCGGTGTCGGTGCGTGGGGCGCCGGGATCTTCCACCTGACGTCGCACGCGTTCTTCAAGGCGCTGCTGTTCCTCGCCGCCGGCAGCGTGATGCACGCGCTCGGCGGAACGACCGACATGCGGCAGATGGGCGGCCTGGCGAAGCCCCTGCCGCAGACCGCCGCGATGTTCGGGATCGGGGCCCTGGCGCTTGCCGGAATCCCGCCGCTGACAGGGTTCTTCAGCAAAGACCAGATTCTCTCCGCGGCGTTCCGTCACGGCGACATCGTGCTCTGGGCGGTCGGGCTCGCGGCGGCTGGGCTCACGGCCGTGTACATCGTGCGCGCGTTCGTCCTGACGTTCCTCGGCGCGCCGGCCCCGAGCGCCGCCGGCGACGCGGCTAGCGCGCACGCGCCCCACGAGGCACCCCCGGTCATGAGCGTGCCGATCCAATCGCTCGCGCTGCTCACGGTGCTCGGCGGCGCACTCGGCCTGTCGTTCACCCGCCCCGGCGTGCTCGAGCGCTTCCTCGCGCCCGTCTTCGTGGCGTCGGCGCCGAACCCCGCCGAGGCGGGCGGCGGGGGAAGCGAAGTGCTGCTGGTGTCCGCGAGCATCGCGGTGGCGCTCGCCGGCGTCGGGCTGGCGTGGGCGATCTACCGCATGCGGACGCTGCGGGGTGAGTCCCCGGCGGTTCACGCTGTCCTCGCGCACCAGTTCTACGTCGAGGACCTCTACAACGCGGTGGTCGCGGCGCCCGCTCGGGGGCTCGCCCGCGCGTTCGAGCTGTTCGATCGGGAGGGCGTCGACGGGCTCGTCATGGTGATCGCCCGCGGGGTCGGCGGCGGCGGCGCATGGCTCCGCCGGGTGCAGACCGGCTATCTTCGTCAATACGCCGCGCTCGTGCTGATCGGGGTCATCCTCTTCCTCGCTTACTGGGTGTCGCGATGA
- a CDS encoding NADH-quinone oxidoreductase subunit M, with translation MTWGPLSVLVVLPLLGAVAVAAIDARAERGLRAVGFTVMLLVFLLAAAIWLRFVPGTPALQFEERAAWVPVAGMTYHLGVDGLSVSLVALVAFLFPIALAASGQQVRDRVKPFVVTLLLLEAGLLGTFLAQDLVLFYVFWEAMLIPMYFLIALWGGPGRGPAAIKFFLYTMAGSVLMLLAIITVYLQSGHLPGGPTFDLPSLLAHPLGFAGSTETLLFLAFAVAFAIKMPVWPLHTWLPSAYAEAPPVVTVLLAGLMAKAGAYGLLRFCLPLFPEASRAFGPLLSGLAVVGILYGGAIAWAQRDMRRLLAYGSMSHMGFILLGIFALDATAVQGSLIQMINHGVSTGALFIVAGLLLDRTGRARTDEYGGIAALVPALSAVTLIVVLSSLALPATNGFIGEFLILLGTFQARPAAAVVASLGVVVAVAYLLGFVGRVFHGPVREELRGMPDLRLREYALFVPLVLVIFWTGLYPQPLLDRSAATVNAVLGRISVAAPRRDTAAVTPPASPRGGAAYRPVPQGQSARGAAGTGR, from the coding sequence ATGACGTGGGGGCCGCTGTCGGTGCTCGTCGTGCTCCCGCTGCTCGGGGCGGTCGCGGTGGCCGCCATCGATGCGCGCGCGGAGCGGGGTCTACGGGCCGTCGGCTTCACCGTGATGCTGCTGGTGTTTCTCCTCGCCGCGGCGATCTGGCTGCGGTTCGTGCCGGGGACGCCGGCGCTGCAGTTCGAGGAGCGGGCCGCGTGGGTGCCGGTCGCGGGCATGACCTATCACCTCGGGGTGGACGGTCTCTCGGTGAGCCTCGTGGCCCTCGTCGCGTTCCTGTTCCCGATCGCGCTCGCCGCATCCGGCCAACAGGTGCGGGACCGTGTGAAGCCGTTCGTGGTGACCCTGCTCCTGCTCGAAGCCGGTCTGCTCGGGACGTTTCTCGCCCAGGACCTGGTGTTGTTCTACGTGTTCTGGGAGGCGATGCTCATCCCAATGTACTTCTTGATCGCGTTGTGGGGGGGACCCGGGCGCGGGCCGGCGGCGATCAAGTTCTTCCTGTACACGATGGCGGGCAGTGTGCTGATGCTGCTGGCGATCATCACGGTGTACCTGCAGTCGGGGCATCTGCCGGGCGGACCCACGTTCGATCTCCCGTCGCTGCTCGCGCACCCGCTCGGGTTCGCCGGGAGCACGGAGACGCTTCTGTTCCTGGCGTTCGCGGTGGCGTTCGCGATCAAGATGCCGGTGTGGCCGTTGCACACATGGCTCCCCAGCGCCTACGCCGAGGCGCCGCCGGTGGTGACCGTGCTGCTGGCGGGGCTGATGGCGAAGGCCGGGGCCTACGGGCTGCTGCGGTTCTGTCTGCCGCTGTTTCCGGAGGCGTCGCGCGCGTTCGGGCCGCTCCTGTCGGGCCTCGCGGTCGTGGGAATCTTGTACGGCGGCGCGATCGCGTGGGCGCAGCGGGATATGCGCCGCCTGCTTGCGTACGGGAGCATGAGCCACATGGGGTTCATCCTGCTCGGGATCTTCGCGCTCGACGCGACGGCGGTGCAGGGGAGCCTGATCCAGATGATCAACCACGGGGTCAGCACCGGCGCGCTGTTCATCGTAGCGGGGTTACTGCTCGACCGGACGGGACGGGCTCGGACGGACGAGTACGGCGGGATCGCGGCGCTCGTTCCGGCGTTGAGCGCGGTTACCCTGATCGTGGTGCTCTCGTCGCTTGCGCTGCCCGCGACGAACGGGTTCATCGGCGAATTCCTGATCCTGCTCGGGACGTTCCAGGCGCGACCCGCGGCGGCCGTGGTCGCGTCGCTCGGCGTCGTGGTCGCGGTGGCGTACCTGCTCGGGTTCGTCGGTCGCGTGTTTCACGGGCCGGTGCGCGAGGAACTGCGCGGCATGCCCGACCTGCGGCTGCGGGAGTACGCCCTGTTCGTGCCGCTCGTCCTCGTGATCTTCTGGACGGGACTGTATCCGCAGCCGCTGCTCGACCGGAGTGCAGCGACCGTAAACGCCGTGCTCGGCCGCATCTCGGTCGCCGCGCCCCGCCGAGACACCGCTGCCGTGACACCGCCCGCGTCGCCCCGAGGCGGCGCCGCGTATCGTCCGGTTCCCCAGGGACAGAGCGCGCGCGGCGCGGCGGGGACGGGGCGCTAG
- a CDS encoding NADH-quinone oxidoreductase subunit N — MSWTDLAAIAPELTLTVTAFVVLLYDAVVTGPALEAPRGRGPVWVSLLGVCVALVLNASRPAASVAFGGMYIRDPLTQVVTLAALIATGLAVLLSSVYMERFRLPAGEYYALLLFSAVGAILMGASRNLVVLFLGLEILSFPLYTLSAFATRSRRSQEAGLKYLLLGAFATAFFVYGIALVYGATGTLDLLRLAQAPFTPLLGVGIALLTIGLGFEAALVPFHAWAPDVYEGAPMPATAFMSVVAKIGAFAGFLRVFPLALPSLANEWGAVLVAVAIATMIWGNVAALLQTNLKRLLAYSGIAHAGYLLIGIASPGPAGTMGVLYYLVVYTVMNLGAFGVLMLLERRGEEADEIEDLAGLWTRAPWAAGILALCMVSLAGLPPTGGFIAKLYLFRAALEGHHTALAIIAVLTSVVSVYYYLRVVVAAFSGSVPDAVAVRRSGVVGVALALAAVGVLWLGILPSTLTTFVQQAVQALR, encoded by the coding sequence ATGTCCTGGACCGATCTCGCGGCCATCGCACCGGAACTGACGCTGACCGTGACGGCGTTCGTCGTGCTGCTCTACGACGCCGTGGTGACCGGACCGGCGCTCGAGGCGCCGCGGGGCCGCGGACCCGTGTGGGTGTCGCTGCTCGGCGTGTGCGTCGCGCTCGTGCTGAACGCGTCCCGGCCGGCGGCCTCGGTCGCGTTTGGCGGGATGTACATCCGCGATCCGCTCACCCAGGTGGTGACGCTGGCCGCCCTGATCGCTACGGGGCTCGCGGTGCTGCTCTCATCGGTCTATATGGAACGGTTCCGGCTCCCGGCCGGCGAGTATTACGCGCTGCTGTTGTTCAGCGCGGTGGGCGCGATCCTGATGGGCGCCAGCCGGAATCTCGTGGTGCTGTTCCTCGGCCTTGAGATCCTGAGCTTTCCACTGTATACGCTGTCGGCATTCGCAACGCGGAGCCGCCGCTCCCAGGAGGCGGGACTGAAGTACCTGCTCCTCGGCGCATTCGCTACCGCCTTCTTCGTGTACGGGATCGCGCTGGTGTACGGCGCGACCGGGACGCTCGATCTGCTGCGGCTGGCGCAGGCGCCGTTCACGCCGCTGCTCGGCGTGGGGATCGCGTTGCTTACGATCGGGCTCGGGTTCGAGGCGGCCCTCGTGCCGTTCCACGCGTGGGCGCCCGACGTCTACGAGGGTGCGCCGATGCCGGCCACGGCGTTCATGTCGGTTGTGGCCAAGATCGGTGCGTTCGCAGGATTCCTGCGCGTCTTCCCGCTGGCGCTGCCCTCCCTCGCGAACGAGTGGGGCGCGGTCCTTGTGGCCGTAGCCATCGCGACGATGATCTGGGGCAACGTCGCCGCGCTGCTGCAGACGAACCTGAAGCGCCTGCTCGCCTACTCCGGCATCGCGCACGCGGGGTACCTCCTGATCGGGATCGCGTCGCCGGGACCGGCGGGGACGATGGGGGTGCTCTACTACCTGGTCGTGTACACCGTCATGAACCTGGGGGCGTTTGGCGTGCTCATGCTGCTGGAACGCCGGGGTGAGGAGGCGGACGAGATCGAGGATCTCGCCGGTCTGTGGACGCGCGCGCCGTGGGCCGCCGGCATCCTCGCGCTGTGCATGGTGTCGCTTGCGGGGCTGCCGCCCACCGGCGGTTTCATCGCGAAGCTCTACCTCTTCCGCGCCGCACTCGAAGGTCACCACACGGCGTTGGCGATCATCGCGGTGTTAACGAGCGTGGTGTCCGTGTACTACTACCTCCGCGTCGTGGTGGCCGCGTTCAGCGGGTCGGTCCCCGACGCGGTCGCGGTGCGGCGGAGCGGGGTGGTCGGCGTCGCCCTCGCGCTCGCGGCCGTGGGCGTGCTCTGGCTTGGGATCCTCCCGTCCACGCTCACGACGTTCGTGCAGCAGGCCGTGCAGGCCCTGCGGTAG
- a CDS encoding FAD-dependent monooxygenase, with product MGSNEQFDAIVVGAGPGGVSAALTMARAGLSVVLFERAERPGQKNVMGGVMYGRMLADVAPETWQHAPVERVVADERIWLTTPDASVTLGHKHVPHAAPSDPPNAFTVLRVPFDAWFASQAEAAGALIVPGTTVEDVILEQGRVVGVRTGRQDGDLRASLVVIADGANSFLVQKAGLSRPLEPHEMALVVKEIVALPPETIEDRFNLEPGCGATIEVYGSVTRGMAGYGFIYTNKESLSVGIGALISHFMKTRITPWDLLEGFKTHPMVAPLLRGGEVREYLAHAIPEGGVRAMPRLYGDGVLVVGDAAMMVNNLHREGSNLAMAAGRMAGETAIQAKRAGDWSARTLATYRELLEASFVLQDLRKYERLPELVEHRPELLETYPAMLSEAVHEMLTVDGQSKRDKQRKILRRLLTRRPWWRMLKDAAEGWRAMR from the coding sequence GTGGGCTCGAACGAGCAGTTCGACGCGATCGTGGTCGGGGCGGGGCCCGGCGGCGTCTCGGCCGCCCTGACGATGGCCCGGGCCGGGCTCAGCGTGGTGCTGTTCGAGCGCGCCGAGCGGCCCGGTCAGAAGAACGTGATGGGCGGCGTCATGTACGGGCGTATGCTCGCCGACGTGGCGCCGGAGACGTGGCAGCACGCCCCCGTCGAACGGGTCGTCGCCGACGAGCGGATCTGGCTGACGACCCCGGACGCCTCGGTCACGCTGGGGCACAAGCACGTGCCGCACGCGGCGCCGTCGGATCCCCCGAACGCGTTCACGGTGCTCCGCGTGCCGTTCGACGCGTGGTTCGCATCGCAGGCGGAGGCCGCCGGCGCGCTGATCGTCCCGGGCACGACCGTCGAGGACGTCATCCTTGAGCAGGGGCGCGTCGTCGGCGTGCGGACGGGCCGCCAGGACGGCGATCTGCGTGCGTCGCTCGTGGTGATCGCCGATGGCGCGAACTCGTTTCTCGTGCAGAAGGCAGGGCTGTCGCGGCCGCTGGAGCCGCACGAGATGGCGCTCGTGGTCAAGGAGATCGTCGCACTGCCGCCCGAGACGATCGAGGATCGGTTCAATCTCGAGCCCGGCTGCGGGGCGACGATCGAAGTGTACGGCTCGGTGACGCGCGGTATGGCCGGGTACGGGTTCATTTACACCAACAAGGAGTCGCTGTCCGTCGGGATCGGGGCGCTGATCTCGCATTTCATGAAGACGCGCATCACGCCGTGGGACCTGCTGGAGGGGTTCAAGACACACCCGATGGTCGCGCCACTCCTGCGCGGGGGCGAGGTGCGGGAGTACCTCGCGCACGCGATTCCGGAGGGCGGGGTGCGAGCGATGCCGCGCCTCTACGGCGACGGCGTCCTCGTCGTCGGCGACGCCGCGATGATGGTCAACAACCTGCACCGGGAGGGCAGCAACCTCGCCATGGCGGCGGGGCGGATGGCGGGAGAGACCGCGATCCAGGCCAAGCGGGCGGGCGACTGGTCGGCGCGGACACTCGCGACCTACCGCGAGCTGCTGGAGGCGTCGTTCGTACTCCAAGACCTCCGCAAGTATGAGCGTCTGCCCGAACTGGTGGAACATCGCCCGGAGCTGCTGGAGACCTACCCGGCGATGCTGAGCGAGGCGGTCCACGAAATGCTCACGGTGGATGGCCAGTCCAAGCGCGACAAGCAGCGCAAGATCCTCCGGCGCCTGCTCACGCGCCGCCCTTGGTGGCGGATGCTGAAGGACGCGGCCGAGGGATGGAGGGCGATGCGATGA
- a CDS encoding 4Fe-4S dicluster domain-containing protein, which yields MKIEEKLYTLRWKHDKQTHIKITRADVCLERCDGEWHRPCTTFCPANVYAWDGQKIAVSYENCVECTTCVLGCPYRNIDWKPPRGGFGIEWQNG from the coding sequence ATGAAGATCGAGGAGAAGCTGTACACGCTCCGGTGGAAGCACGACAAACAGACCCACATCAAAATCACCCGTGCGGACGTGTGCCTGGAACGCTGCGACGGCGAGTGGCACCGCCCGTGCACGACGTTCTGTCCTGCCAACGTGTACGCGTGGGACGGCCAGAAGATCGCCGTGTCCTACGAGAACTGCGTCGAGTGCACGACGTGCGTCCTCGGGTGTCCGTACCGGAACATCGACTGGAAGCCTCCCCGCGGCGGGTTCGGAATCGAGTGGCAGAACGGGTAA
- a CDS encoding SDR family oxidoreductase has product MPDAHEVPPRLEGKVALVTGASSGVGLATARLFVREGATVHGIARRKREMLAGYDAALLAGGRIVAHAVDVSRPADVAAAVGTATAVHPLDLVVLAAGLNIPARALDALTPEAWDRLIGVNLNGAFYVLHAALPRLASGATVIFIASVSARWPDPSGAAYQAAKAGMVALAQAVGYERGRDGIRFSTILPGLIDTPMLEHRPVPVPRDVLERALRPEDVASACLYLATLPPHVLVPELIMLPIALQAIGRTNN; this is encoded by the coding sequence ATGCCGGACGCGCACGAGGTGCCACCGAGGCTCGAGGGCAAGGTCGCGCTGGTGACAGGCGCGAGCAGCGGGGTGGGCCTCGCGACCGCCCGTCTGTTCGTCCGCGAAGGAGCCACGGTGCACGGCATCGCGCGACGCAAGCGGGAGATGCTGGCCGGCTATGACGCCGCGCTCCTCGCCGGTGGACGGATCGTGGCCCATGCCGTGGACGTATCCCGCCCGGCCGACGTCGCAGCGGCGGTCGGGACCGCGACCGCGGTTCACCCGCTGGATCTGGTGGTGCTCGCGGCGGGCCTCAACATCCCCGCGCGCGCGCTCGACGCGCTCACGCCCGAGGCGTGGGACCGGTTGATCGGCGTCAATCTGAACGGCGCTTTCTACGTGCTGCACGCGGCGCTGCCCCGGCTCGCCTCCGGGGCGACCGTGATCTTCATCGCGAGCGTCTCCGCGCGGTGGCCCGACCCGTCCGGGGCCGCCTACCAGGCGGCGAAGGCCGGCATGGTCGCGCTGGCGCAGGCGGTCGGATACGAACGGGGACGCGACGGAATTCGATTTTCCACGATCCTTCCTGGTCTCATCGATACGCCGATGCTCGAGCATCGGCCGGTGCCGGTCCCGCGTGACGTCCTGGAGCGGGCCCTCCGGCCAGAGGATGTCGCGTCGGCCTGCCTCTACCTCGCGACCTTGCCCCCGCACGTGCTGGTCCCGGAACTGATCATGCTGCCCATTGCGTTGCAGGCGATCGGCCGAACGAACAACTGA